In one Pelecanus crispus isolate bPelCri1 chromosome 12, bPelCri1.pri, whole genome shotgun sequence genomic region, the following are encoded:
- the TSEN54 gene encoding tRNA-splicing endonuclease subunit Sen54 codes for MEAGGSRRRSAAEPVAARGRKAPQRPHGQKDFIPDGSAEQAEKLRLCREEQWQLLSEERVERLGSLVKAEWKPGQSIVELQSPAGKFWHTMGFTERGKQCLLPEEALYLLECGSVQLFYRDLPLSIQEAYEILLSQEAMSLPHYQVFSHLKQLGYIVLRFDPSTVLSPYERQLNLESHCKSSGKPNRKRRRSSSPQSYEKKHKVSEDLSEAEGTSEKAGDDCGDSGCLPVDEKPLSEQPKESDAGSGEGESNPVPLDTGQKDSLSPSRSQVGDRKESSTGTHAPRWDFTTIILPNVAPDQPCTHLPSPDNGLLPENVLGREVDAACWCARINQKQEKLSRKEREQRERESWYKSSVNADREVRGCSNWQEYKALLEQRRQQRVWRRPPHLWDQAVTPLLQPDEATSSAALLQQISVLQPSHILDGASRLQEDPEGMKIDFNVYQADAVAKFKKTNPGKPYVRMCVRSFDEQIPSLRALKQVTYQSGDVPVVFALVDHGEIAFYSLKEFKLPVHVNH; via the exons ATGGAGGCCGGCGGCTCTCGGCGCCGCAG CGCGGCGGAGCCGGTGGCGGCCCGCGGCCGCAAGGCCCCTCAGCGTCCCCACGGCCAGAAGGACTTCATCCCCGACGGCTCGGCCGAGCAGGCGGAGAAGCTGCGGCTGTGCCGGGAGGAGCAGTGGCAGCTCCTCTCCGAGGAGCGCGTGGAGCGGCT GGGGAGTCTGGTGAAAGCTGAGTGGAAGCCAGGACAGAGCATCGTAGAGCTGCAGTCCCCTGCG GGGAAGTTCTGGCACACCATGGGGTTCACAGAGCGTGGCAAACAGTGCCTGCTGCCCGAGGAAGCTCTGTACCTGCTGGAGTGT ggctctgttcAGCTCTTTTACAGGGATTTGCCCTTGTCAATCCAGGAAGCCTACGAGATCCTGCTGTCACAGGAGGCAATGAGCCTGCCACATTACCAG GTGTTCAGCCACTTGAAGCAACTGGGTTATATTGTACTGAGATTCGACCCCAG CACTGTCCTGTCTCCCTACGAGAGGCAACTGAACCTGGAAAGTCACTGCAAGAGCTCTGGGAAACCCAATCGCAAAAGGAGGAGGAGTTCCAGCCCCCA GTCATATGAGAAGAAACATAAGGTATCCGAGGACCTTTCAGAAGCTGAAGGGACCTCTGAAAAAGCTGGAGATGACTGTGGAGACTCCGGCTGCCTTCCCGTGGATGAAAAGCCCTTGTCAGAGCAGCCAAAGGAATCAGATGCTGGCAGTGGAGAGGGGGAGTCAAACCCAGTTCCTCTTGATACAGGACAAAAGGACTCCCTGAGCCCCTCCAGGAGTCAGGTTGGAGACCGCAAGGAGAGCAGCACTGGCACCCATGCACCCCGCTGGGATTTTACCACCATCATCTTGCCAAACGTGGCCCCAGACCAGCCGTGCACACATCTGCCCTCACCTGACAACGGGCTCCTGCCAGAGAATGTGCTAGGGAGGGAGGTTGATGCAGCTTGCTGGTGCGCACGCATCAATCAGAAACAGGAGAAACTGtcaaggaaggaaagggagcaGCGAGAGAGGGAGAGCTGGTACAAGAGCAGTGTCAACGCTGACCGGGAGGTGAGGGGCTGCTCCAACTGGCAGGAGTACAAAGCCCTTTtggagcagaggaggcagcagagggTTTGGAGACGACCGCCGCATCTCTGGGACCAAGCTGTCACaccgcttttgcagccagatgAAGCTACCTCATCAG ctgcGCTCCTCCAGCAGATCAGCGTGCTGCAGCCCTCCCACATCCTGGATGGAGCCTCCCG GCTGCAGGAGGACCCAGAGGGCATGAAGATAGACTTCAATGTGTATCAAGCAGATGCTGTGGCCAAGTTTAAGAAGACAAACCCTGGGAAGCCATATGTCAGGATGTGTGTTCGGAG ctttGACGAGCAGATTCCATCCCTTCGGGCTTTGAAGCAGGTTACGTATCAAAGTGGGGACGTCCCAGTGGTCTTTGCGCTGGTGGATCACGGAGAAATTGCCTTTTATTCGCTAAAGGAATTCAAGCTGCCAGTTCATGTTAATCACTGA